One Triticum urartu cultivar G1812 unplaced genomic scaffold, Tu2.1 TuUngrouped_contig_2178, whole genome shotgun sequence DNA segment encodes these proteins:
- the LOC125526882 gene encoding exocyst complex component EXO70B1-like, producing the protein MDGPAELEAAEQVVIRLDSSLASTAAAEPAAVGGEPMLFDGAGDRTEAERFLRAVDNIRRLAPSSPSVVGSPRRLSSGSGAAAGGGGCSAVQVTMARLEDEFRHLLSSRAFDLEIEALADLTSLCISSDRTNSVSSMDLPAVEEDDSISDCGGRRSSYRSLRSIREIDLLPDDAVADLRAIASRMAAAGYGRECAQVYASIRKPAVDASLRRLGVERLSIGDVQRLEWDALEAKIRRWIRAARAAVRGVFASERRLSFHVFHDLPISNVTVVSVVTAAPATHDTPFVEAVKGAALQLFGFAEAISIGRRSPEKLFKIIDLHDALSDLLPDVSDIFAASKAAESIYVQAVEIRSRLADAVRGILSEFENAVLRDPPKTAVPGGTVHPLTRYVMNYSSLISDYKATLTELIVSRPSASARLAAEGNELAPCLSCLELPEHENQSPLAAHIIWIIVVLEHNLESKVSLYKDTALSHLFLMNNVHYIVHKVKDSPDLWSMIGDDYLKRLTGKFTVAATNYQRTSWLKILNCLRDEGLHVSGGFSSGISKSALRERFKSFNAAFEDAHRVQSGWFVPDTQLREELRISISEKLLPAYRSFLGRFRHHIENGKHPELYIKHSAEDLENAVNDFFEGAPPSPHNRRRSHG; encoded by the coding sequence ATGGATGGACCGGCggagctggaggcggcggagcaagTGGTGATACGGTTGGACTCGTCGTTGGcttcgacggcggcggcggagccgGCGGCGGTTGGGGGCGAGCCGATGCTGTTCGACGGAGCAGGGGATCGAACCGAGGCGGAGCGGTTCCTCCGTGCTGTGGATAACATCCGCCGCCTCGCTCCGTCGTCCCCCTCGGTGGTCGGGAGCCCGCGGCGGCTGTCGTCCGGGTCGggggcggcggctggtggaggcggGTGCAGCGCCGTGCAGGTCACGATGGCGCGGCTCGAGGACGAGTTCCGCCACTTGCTCTCGTCCCGCGCCTTCGACCTCGAGATCGAGGCGCTCGCCGACCTGACATCTCTCTGTATCTCCAGCGACCGAACGAACTCGGTCTCATCCATGGACCTCCCAGCTGTGGAGGAAGATGACTCCATCTCCGACTGCGGCGGCCGGCGAAGCAGCTACCGCTCGCTCCGGAGCATCCGTGAGATCGACCTCCTCCCCGACGACGCCGTTGCCGACCTCCGCGCCATCGCCTCCCGAATGGCTGCGGCTGGGTACGGCCGCGAGTGTGCCCAGGTGTACGCCTCCATTCGCAAGCCGGCCGTGGACGCCTCCCTCCGCCGGCTCGGCGTCGAACGGCTCAGCATCGGTGATGTCCAGCGCCTCGAGTGGGACGCTCTCGAGGCCAAGATCCGCCGATGGATCCGAGCTGCCCGTGCCGCCGTCCGCGGCGTTTTTGCCAGCGAGCGCCGCCTCTCCTTCCACGTCTTCCATGACCTCCCAATCTCCAATGTCACCGTTGTCAGCGTCGTCACCGCAGCTCCAGCCACGCATGACACCCCCTTCGTCGAAGCTGTCAAGGGTGCGGCGCTTCAGCTGTTTGGCTTCGCTGAGGCCATCAGCATCGGTCGCCGCTCTCCCGAGAAGCTCTTCAAGATTATCGATCTCCACGACGCGCTATCTGACCTGCTGCCTGACGTCTCCGACATTTTCGCTGCATCCAAGGCAGCCGAATCGATATACGTGCAGGCCGTAGAGATCCGATCGCGCCTCGCAGATGCAGTGCGTGGAATACTCTCGGAGTTTGAGAACGCAGTTCTCCGCGACCCGCCCAAGACTGCAGTTCCTGGCGGCACCGTCCACCCGCTCACACGGTACGTGATGAACTATAGCAGCCTCATTTCCGACTACAAGGCCACGCTCACCGAGCTGATTGTATCACGTCCGTCGGCAAGTGCCCGGCTTGCTGCTGAAGGCAATGAGCTTGCGCCATGCTTGTCCTGCCTCGAACTACCCGAGCATGAGAATCAGTCACCGCTTGCTGCCCATATCATCTGGATCATTGTTGTCCTTGAACACAACCTTGAGAGCAAGGTGTCACTCTACAAGGACACGGCTCTCTCACATTTGTTCTTGATGAACAATGTACACTATATTGTACACAAGGTCAAGGATTCACCTGACCTCTGGAGCATGATTGGTGATGATTACTTGAAGCGGCTTACAGGAAAGTTCACAGTGGCCGCCACAAATTACCAGCGGACGTCATGGCTAAAGATCCTGAATTGTTTGCGAGATGAGGGTCTTCATGTAAGTGGTGGCTTCTCGTCAGGAATATCCAAGTCAGCTCTGCGGGAGCGATTCAAGTCCTTCAATGCTGCATTTGAGGATGCGCATAGGGTGCAATCTGGGTGGTTCGTGCCGGACACGCAGCTGAGGGAGGAGCTGAGGATCTCAATATCAGAGAAGCTGTTGCCAGCATACAGGTCGTTCCTTGGCAGGTTCCGGCATCATATAGAGAATGGGAAGCATCCAGAGTTGTACATCAAGCACTCAGCTGAGGACCTTGAGAATGCCGTGAATGATTTCTTTGAAGGGGCTCCTCCTTCCCCGCATAATAGGAGGAGATCTCATGGATGA